The Maniola jurtina chromosome 3, ilManJurt1.1, whole genome shotgun sequence genome segment GGCGCACGCTGCCGCCCAACAccgtgctgctgctgctgcgACAGGGCGAGCGATGGTACCCCACCGGCGTCGACGTCATCAAGGCTGGTGAGTGGCGCGTGCCGAATGTATAGTGAACACTGTGGGCTCAGTACTCGAGTGATACAGCAATTCCTGTTTCGTTTCAGCTATATCGGCGATACCGAAAATCGTGTGCGAGACGATACACGCGCTCGAGTTACACGATGAAACGCCTTCATGGAAAATCATGGACAACAAGGGGCGAGTCACAGTGGTGCTGCACTGGGACCAGCGGCCGCAGGCGTCGCCGGCCGCGCGCTCGCCGTCGCGCCAGCCCAAGCCCGACCGCCGGCCCTCGCTCGTCATCCAGACCTCGCTGGAGCGAGCgcagccgccgccgccgcacaTCACCGTCGTGAACCACGACGAGCCGGGCccggcgcgcgcgcgccgcgcctcCTCGCTCGAGCAGCACGTGCACACGGCCGAgtgccgcgccgcgccgccgccgcacgcgccgcgcgccgccgccgacGAGTGCGACTTCCACTGCTGCGCGCTGCACGAGGAGGGCCGCCGCATCGCCGTGCACAAGAGCGTGGCCACGTCGCCCATCCAGGACGCGCAGCCGCGCGCCTCGCCGCAGGGCCGGCCCAAGGGCCACGTGCGCTTCCTCGACGCCGAgtcggcgcggcgcggcgagcGCGACTCGTCCGAGAGCGAGACCGAGAACACGCTCGTGGAGGACGAGGCCGTCACGTCCGAGAAGTTCCTGCTGCTCATCGACCAGCTCAGCGTCGACCAGAAGCGGCACCTCACCATCAAGGACATCGGCATCATCCTCGAGCGCCTCAGCTCCAAGATCCTGGACGTGGAGCGCCTCGACCGCGAGTCGGAGTCGGACGACTGCTACAACTGGACCATCAAGGCCACGATCCGCGGCGACGCGCTGCGCGAGCTGGGCGTCATCTACAACGGCAACTACTACGCCATCAGCGAGCACCCCGGCTACCGGGAGGAGAACGAGGAGGCGGGCGACGAGGgcgaggaggaggaggaggaggaccGGCTCTGATCGGGCCTGTGCGGCGCCGCCgtgcccgccgccgccgcgctgcGCCTCGCGCTGTGCCGCGTGGCCGCGCGCTGACCGCCGCGCCCGTGCGCCGCACGCCCCAAAGACTTTACTCGCCGCGGTCCGCCCGCCCGAGCCCTAGTTAATATAAATAGCGaaattaaataactaaaacTGACTTCCTATCGATTCCTAAGACGATAACTCCCCGCGAGTCAGTCATCGGACATCATTTCGAATCGATATTATACACATATTCGCAAGAGAACAATGGGATATTTACTGTAGCGTAATGTGTATCGATTTATCCGACTTCGTCGAACAGCAGCACAAATATTTATCATCGACGTTATTGTCTTTattaataggtaataataaattatagacGAGTTAGTGACGAATGCGAAGTACGTACACCTAGCAGCCATTTGATCAATGTTCAGTATCCAAATAACATTCCTGATTTGTATTGTTGTATGAGTTAATATATTATCTCACCGTCACATCCCGTAGACACGTGGTAGGCCTAAATGTTTCGACCGTTATCGATTTGTGTTAGAACATGTTACATAGTCTTTTCCATTCTCTAAAACTGAGTAACACCATTACCTTCTAAAATTATGGTTAAGACTTAAAACACAATAAATATAGCGAAATTGTCTTACGAGTACTAAACAAGGTCAGTATTAAATAGGCGTCAGCACCTAATGGTTGCTACTGCAATATGTTCATACGTACCTAAGTCGTACTTGTATGTATTTGGAAGTCGTTGTTGTACGACGAATATATTTAGCTGTCGTGGTAGATAAAAGAATATAAGTATTGTATGAGATGATTCGAGCTGTGCGGAGTTAGACAGACGAGCGGTTGCTCTTGGTGTATTATTTTTACCTAACCAGCAAGCCTATTGCGAATCTCAGTGGCTATGAAATTGTACACTACGAGAAGTGTTCAAGTATTGATAATGTGTTATCATATTGAAAAGTGTTCAAGAATTGAGTTACGGTGTCCACCACTATTGTTCTCTATCACTAAAGATGAGATTCTATTAGAGCGCACTCAGatttagagttaaaacgagaccgaTTTAAATATCAACATCTCTACACAAATCTCAGATCTCTTTAAAGCCTAAAATTTGGTGTTTATGATGcttagttataatatttttatcttgcAAAAAGATACATAATAGTTAATACAATATAGAAAATATCATAGAAAAAGTGTCGCTTTgactttattttctttaaaagagtataaaaaaactaaaacattaCATTGAATAAAACTTACCTCATTCAGTAAAAATCGCCTAAATTACAAATATGTGCCCAATCGTGGTTGAGCTGATATTTTAACGGGCACTTTAAGAGGTCCGTAAgctttttcaattatttatttaccacaGTGATGATGTCAATTCGATTGGTTATATACCAAATAGAAATTGAACACTTTCCGTAGcgtaaaactaaattacatGTCGCATCCCTAGATCAAAACTGTTACAACTCAAAAACATTTCAAGACTTTTTTCGAAACTCAGTTTTTATAATCTATAGAagattttaaagaatatttagaAGGAATTATTGTGCTCTGAACACTACATAAAACATAGTTACAACAGTTTTTCTGTACAGATCAGGAACTGAGATTATAATATCAAAAGTCAaggtttttgagttgaaacagttttgatctaGGGGTGCGATGTCCACTAAGATACAAAATAAGACTTTTTATACACTGCATCCGATCCAAATCCGTGAATCCTCGATCCTTACTAATACCTATTTGTACGAGAGGCTGAGCACTAGATATGAATTTCGTTTTTCAAAGCCATAAAACGAAATTCAGATCCAGTGTGCAACCCTTCAtacaaataagtaagtaaaagaCTACTTCGGACTGAGAATTCTCGGATTCGGATCaaatgcagtgcgtaaagagcctaaGCATTGTATCTGCCGAGCGTAGGGTTGTGCTCGTGAACTCGGCAACCGCGTCTTGCAAATGAGTGAGTGAGTTGCACTCGAACATACTTGAGGCGTCTCCGAGAGAACGCATGAAATATTGTTTCATAGATATTAATAAAGCGTCTAGCTAATAAActgaatattattaaaaaggttgtaactaaaaatacGATATACCGTCACCGCAAGGATTCATCATGCCAAATTGGTATTTGGTAGTTGTAAGTCGATTCTTGTATTTGTAAGCTCTATGATATATCGGTAGTTATTAATgtataatgtttttaatttttgtatagtACCGATAACGTAATAcgaatgtataaaatattgagATTTAATAAGTTTTACAGCCCCACTGGGTGTCATGAGAATGTATAGTTATTTAAGgtgtaatattaattaatacgatgattaaattattatcgaaTAGGCGCCCGCAGTGAGTCTGGGCGCCGTGGGCGTGTCACTACTGAGTATGTTTTGATTCCAACGAGTGTATACATTTTGGTGTACGAGTTGATTTGGTGTAAAAGTTACATTTTTGTGTGctgtctgtttttttttctgtgacaTGCGTTCAATACGGTTCATGAAatctttaacattttatttcacaattattgtGCTATAAACTCGCTACTCacgtctatctatctatacaaataacaaatattatgtCGATCTATATTTACATGTCactataataatgttttttaaatgCGGTAAATATGCATACATAGTCAAAATTTAAAGCAAGcgtttaaattgtttattttataaaaatgaatgaagttggaataaatttttattttaaaataaatgctaGAATGTACTATAGCATTAATaacatttatatgtattttaataacataaacagTGAGTTTTTTTCCATTTAAGAAAATAATCATGAACcggttattaatattatatgattGTAATAACACTTTTGATGTTTTGGTACCtatgtgtaaattaataatatgattttattttaaggtttgATATTGTGACTTgtctttattaattattctaattaaataatttctaaaatactATTGCTATGAAAATTTAGGTGAAGCTATTTCGAAAAAGTGGCTAAGTTTCATGAAGGATTAACGGGACtttgcaaaaatataaaaaaataactttattattattagaaataaaaaataacataaaataatcacATGTTGGTCGTAGAAACGAAATGTTACGAATAAAGAACAGTTCAATATATTCTTCTTTGAAATACCAGTGActtcaaatataatatataggtatagtCCTAACTCACTCCCCATTTTAACTCTGAAAAATCATGTCAAAGTACGGTTCAtctttaaaaagaataaaatcgtacttttgacatgacagttaacacataaagttaaaatggcaagTGAGTTCTAATTTTTTAGGCATTatacataattgtttttttaatgaaaaataaaaaatatgtattagaatataaataactgagcgtattatattattaccttaAGTATCTTGTTGTtgtcaatttattaaaaaaatagctgTTTTTTATTGCTACTTATACCTCTAAACGCTAAGCGCCCCTTAATTTATAAAGAATTTTATCTGTTATGTTgaatttaaaaccaaatattaagtaattaaattgttcttcattgtttttctattttaagatttgtttgtaCAGCTTGTGAGTCTATGGCGTTAAAAGAAGTTTATTGTTATTTgtgttttaatatatttttaagtataattgTGATGATGTTAATCATGATATATTTTTCTcataatacaaaaatatgtatgcttaaatgtttttacatgtatttataaaaaatataagtaagatATCTATAGTATGATATAAATGTATAACTATAGAAAGACGCGTTCTAGTTCACTCATCTGAACTATTCGTAGGACTATGAACCTGAAATAGTTCCGTTTATTTTACACATCACTAAAATGTATTTGAAATTCAACCCTTGAAAGGCTAATACGAAAAGTTTGTACAGATTTTTTTATCGTGTATAAATGATTGATACTTACTCGGTCACGTTATTTATAAGATTTATTTGGTGTTAACAATAAATACCTAACTATAGTAGAATTGTTTATCCAGAATATAAATAGAATAACAAAAAGATAAGTAGCTATTTCATGGCTGTGAAACGAATTTTCTAAAAGCATTTGAACGTTTTCACGCCTTAACTATAAATGGCCATTTTCGACGCCCTAAGTATTTGTTAGTTGCTCAATAGGTATTGCCGATGAGAGTTTATTAGATTCGTAAAATAGAACCTAGTTAAGAGACCTTAAACTATTACAGATAATTCCTAAGTAACTTTATTAATGTAATCAAGATCATAGacgaaataaaaagtttaccTAGGAAACCAACCGCTATAAAAAGCAAAGCACGTGAGTTACCTGTAGATACGCAAAGATATAAAattccagataggcaaagctcatgacaatggtattttaaaaagtgaagataaaCTCGTATGCATGTAGTACGTCGTATGCGTAGTGACACAGGCTCTTGGATTTCATCCAAGCACAGGCTACATCTGATATTGGCGCGGGGTTTACGTACCTATTGACTAATTTGAGCGTTGCTTAAAAAACGACGATTATATTATGCTTGAACGATGAAACTGAATAATATGCATGTCTTTTACACAACTTTCATGAGTCTCTTTTTTCGTTCGTTGGAAAGCTGTAGTTAATATTTTCTCCAACTGAGTAAAAATTCAgtataaaaaacattttaatttttttgctctACCTGCATCCTAtggcatacctacttagttattatgGAAATATTAACGATAAATTCCAATTTGTACAATGGCATAACAAATGTATATTGTAACGTAATTAGAAAATTTAATGCGCCACAACTAATGGTAGGTACAGATTAATTTCTAATACCATATAAGTGTCAAGATGGACGGTTTGTATTTGGCTTTCGGTGCACAACGCTTAAAAGACGTAAAACGCTAAATTCATATAAAATGCCAAACATCGctataatagtaaaaaaacaaaaataataaaaagcataaaCTGTACTAGGTACTCATATACTAtattaaactgtaaaataaGGGTGTCTAATTTAAGAATTCCTTAAAATTAAGATACCCTTAAAATTTAAAGAACACAATAAAACTCAAAAACACCAATAGGTGGCAATCATATTCGATTTTGGCATTTTGAGTTTTTGGAATTTGGTACTTATACTTTGcgtaagtaataagtatctaatattttttcattttcgcAAAATATCTTTAGGCGTTTTGGCGTTATGCGTCGAAATATGCTTGCAGTTCAAATGCAACccgtctagagtctagactctactTTGACAAATACACAAGTTTGTCAGAGGACCCTAACTGCTCCTATTTGTgccgcgcaccgagggttccgtactcgggtattttttccaacattttgatgattaaatttagatttagagaaggtttagatttttccaacactatgaaacaaaaactattatgcataaaaataaataaaaatcagttttagaatgtacaggtaaaaccctttcatatgataccccccttggtatagttatcttattttgaaaatttaaacatattttttttggtgatgtaaccacaaattcacggttttcggattttttcctttacttgtactataagacttacctacctacctgccacatttcatgattctaggtcaacgggaattatcctataggttttttgacagacacgacagatggccagacgaacagacagacagacaacaaagtgatcctatgagggttccattttttcttttgaggtacagaaccctaataatgCAATCACAGATCAAGCAGGACCATAGAATGTTGAATAGAAGCAGGTGTTAAGTTTTGAATTCCCATGATATACAACGGCAAGCTAAATAATTTACTATAATctgccaaaacagacaaatctaaCGATGCTTCGGCGTCGAAGTGAAACGTACGTTAAGTGAGTTCTGAAAGATCTGTGTAGTGTTGTGTGTTGGTGGTGTGTAGGTAGTActtattgcttgcttttcctacTTCTTTTGTAGcaggagggcgggcggtgcttATTGCATACTGCACGTTGTACCTACCATACAGATTTTGTCTGTTTGGTGGATTACAGAAAATTAAGTTTGTTGTTCCTTGTAGGCATAGGAACATAAAAAGCAGTCCTAACAAAATTTGTAAATCGAACTTGAAATAgtgatattacaataaaatttcacaatttcttactaaaattataaaattagcagtgttttcttttaaaattagaTACTAAGAAATGAAGTCACTGTTGTTATTTCTAAAGTGCAAAAAGAATACGTAAGGCTAACCGATAGGTACTTACACATaaagctaataaataataataatgataattaatgTAATCCACGAAGAATGAAAGCACGTCTAGAAGATAATTTAAACGTGCCAATGGTTTTTTATGGAGTTGTCATTTTGAAAGCAATTGCTAATAAAAATTTTGTAACTAACTTCAatggtttatttaaattataggtaACATTTTGTGTGAATagattcaaaaagaaaaaaatgttgtttgtcatcgttttttattgataaactAAGCAAAGACCTTAAAACGGTATCCAGTCAAGAAAAATAACTTCTTATGTATCATTATTGTATTCACGAAACTCAGATTTAGCTCGTCTTTGAttgattttctattttttaaaacttaagatTGTGTGTTCAAGTgccaaaatgtgtattttttttgataatatcCAAGTCTTTACAACGTATTGTAGCCCTTGGGCACTTAGCGAAAAAACCGTATGGGATTTGGAATAttcctaggtacctacttaatatttttttgaaaataaatttactTGGCAGGGCccaatattttgttttaggtaacttaacttacctacttaaaatcgTCTTAGGGAAGGACGTGACAGTTTgtttcaaagtcaaataataataataattcataattattacaattattgtctgattaacttacctactttaataataaattagatcACTGCGCACCAGTTGTGTGAAAATAAAATGCTGTGATGACTTGGATATTTTTCGAAATAGTCAATGTTTTAGCATGTTTTAGGTAAATTATTgtatagttaattaattattcgtaACGACGACTGTGAGAACCGGATTCTGTTAGTACCATTAAGCAACATCTCGTAAAAACTTCACTGCcactaatttaaaaataaaaatattggaaaCGAATATACTggcattttattataaattttggAATTGAATCGAGATGGAAAGGATAATGCAAAACAACAAGaactgaaataaaacaaaaacagtatcccgctaaaaataaaaaaatatttttcccgctaaaaatattttttttggttctaccaccaaaaacaccagcaaaatacaaaacccggccacttttaacaaaaaaaaaaaacactaaaaaggcagagcacgcgcgccagcaaacaccaacacggACGAAGTCCAGAACATGTCCAGAAACATACCTATTCATGTTTGTCATTATTGTCTATGACAGCTGTTGTTGTCAATGTCTATTAATAtgagtaatataataaatagtctATGGTCATGGTCTTCGATATCCGTTATTAGTCTGTGGGTCTGTGATTTTTGGTTTTGACAATTGACATTTTAATCATTTcacacaaacaaaattatttttgcgttaggaatttatttttattgtatttcattTCCAAGAATCGCTACGAAATGAAAGTGCCCCAAAATCAAACGCTATAGGACAAGTAAATTGTGGCGAGCGACGAAAAAGAGTGACAAAATGATAGGTTTGAACGCTGTGCCATTGAGTGCACTCAGTGGCGAATCTCGAAATTTGCTATCTGAACGTTTAAATCCAAGAAAAGTGCTGCCTATTCGTAGCCACGATGGAATAACTAGACAcaggtatttatattttacagtgATAACCTTTTAAACTCCGTTAGCTGCGATATTTTTCAATTGACTTACGAGATTTCTCAGTCTTAAGAATCTGTTATATGATTGTATTTTCTAGTCTTCATTGACTCGCACAACAATCTTTGCAATGTGTTTGTATGTACTACTTGTAAGATttatatattacatattataatttataagatatgtacctacataaaatattattgaaatagtACCTGTTTGTACTAATGTCTATGTCTATATATCAGCGTCGTGAGCCCTCATtgttgagggtcgtgacccccaTCGATTAATCAGAACGGTAGGGTTTTGTTTGTAACTATAAAAGAAACACCCGCCATTGTCTTAGTTAAGTGGATAAGTCTATTATTTCATGCAATTTCATCCATCTATGGACCCAGATATTTTTTCCATTACAAGCTAGCCTTTGGCTGCGTcccacctgctggtaagtgatggtgcagtctaagatggaagcaaaGACATGGTAGTTTTATTAGATCCATTCCTTTTATGGATTTCTATGCCACATTGTACTGAAATGCTGAATAGCTTGGTGGTAGGAACAGCTTGGCTGGCAGAATGGAATTTTGTTCCATATCAACtaacaatgctgaagtaaataACTAACGGTTTATTTCTTGGAATCTGGGTATAAGTAAAACTGACATTCATTGAGTCACCTTACACATTCAACCAGATCCTGGTGTGCAAATTTTTAGTAAAtcttacctatattaaaattattctggttcacaaagaaattaaaaagttaaacattaattgtactataatattatactatactataatttTAGAGATTGGCGAGGCGTTGCATCCCTTGTACCCATATCCGCAGAAGTAGCGGCCAGCATCAATGGGGTTCAGGACCAAATGAGCAAAGTCTTGGGCATATGGATAAGCAAAAACGATGGAACAGCAAACTTTAGCCGTCTGTTGGATATTCTACAGTTGTTGGACAGATATGATGTATGTGAAGACTTGTTAGAACTGGCACGGGACAACAGACTTTTCAGTAAGATTTCGTTTGATTTGATACTACATATCTAACCAGCTCAAGCTAATAGGCTCAGTTAACCCATTCAAGAATAGATTGATGACAAGGTGTTTTATGCATGAGTATAATTAAAGACATGGACAAGGAcaagtgacataggttactttttatctcagtaAATGACGGAGTACCCACAggaattttaataaacaaaatccaTGCAAACAAAGTTGGGGCCATTAGCTGTTatgaataattatattgtagAGATGTTTGAGGAAAAAGTTCAAGAAACAATATTAGGCCATTATTTTGAATAAGGTGTAGCAATCattgaatgaatataataata includes the following:
- the LOC123881056 gene encoding uncharacterized protein LOC123881056 isoform X3 — protein: MEVRGKRPFKIWDSSRNVRKGLVVTSFEELIHRGKEKLSVAASEPVRLVLESDGTQVEDGDYWRTLPPNTVLLLLRQGERWYPTGVDVIKAAISAIPKIVCETIHALELHDETPSWKIMDNKGRVTVVLHWDQRPQASPAARSPSRQPKPDRRPSLVIQTSLERAQPPPPHITVVNHDEPGPARARRASSLEQHVHTAECRAAPPPHAPRAAADECDFHCCALHEEGRRIAVHKSVATSPIQDAQPRASPQGRPKGHVRFLDAESARRGERDSSESETENTLVEDEAVTSEKFLLLIDQLSVDQKRHLTIKDIGIILERLSSKILDVERLDRESESDDCYNWTIKATIRGDALRELGVIYNGNYYAISEHPGYREENEEAGDEGEEEEEEDRL
- the LOC123881056 gene encoding uncharacterized protein LOC123881056 isoform X1 translates to MHRRARGGSGALGAARRRRRAARIDPRPRGAPPRAPRVATRIPGCAPRRWRRERAPAASGGHAAMAREEVRGKRPFKIWDSSRNVRKGLVVTSFEELIHRGKEKLSVAASEPVRLVLESDGTQVEDGDYWRTLPPNTVLLLLRQGERWYPTGVDVIKAAISAIPKIVCETIHALELHDETPSWKIMDNKGRVTVVLHWDQRPQASPAARSPSRQPKPDRRPSLVIQTSLERAQPPPPHITVVNHDEPGPARARRASSLEQHVHTAECRAAPPPHAPRAAADECDFHCCALHEEGRRIAVHKSVATSPIQDAQPRASPQGRPKGHVRFLDAESARRGERDSSESETENTLVEDEAVTSEKFLLLIDQLSVDQKRHLTIKDIGIILERLSSKILDVERLDRESESDDCYNWTIKATIRGDALRELGVIYNGNYYAISEHPGYREENEEAGDEGEEEEEEDRL
- the LOC123881056 gene encoding uncharacterized protein LOC123881056 isoform X2, which codes for MIVEIQEEVRGKRPFKIWDSSRNVRKGLVVTSFEELIHRGKEKLSVAASEPVRLVLESDGTQVEDGDYWRTLPPNTVLLLLRQGERWYPTGVDVIKAAISAIPKIVCETIHALELHDETPSWKIMDNKGRVTVVLHWDQRPQASPAARSPSRQPKPDRRPSLVIQTSLERAQPPPPHITVVNHDEPGPARARRASSLEQHVHTAECRAAPPPHAPRAAADECDFHCCALHEEGRRIAVHKSVATSPIQDAQPRASPQGRPKGHVRFLDAESARRGERDSSESETENTLVEDEAVTSEKFLLLIDQLSVDQKRHLTIKDIGIILERLSSKILDVERLDRESESDDCYNWTIKATIRGDALRELGVIYNGNYYAISEHPGYREENEEAGDEGEEEEEEDRL